CGCGGCGCCGAGTACACCGTCGACCTCGTCCCCAAGATCCGCATCGAGGTCCTGGTCGAGGACGAGGACGCCGAACAGCTCATCGACGTCGTCGTCAAGGCCGCCCGCACCGGCAAGATCGGTGACGGAAAGGTCTGGAGCGTGCCGGTCGAGACCGCCGTCCGCGTCCGCACGGGCGAGCGCGGGCCCGACGCGCTCTAGGTCGTTTCCTTCGGATCAGGCAGCCCGGCATGATCCGAAAGAGACGGCCCAGGAACAGCACCCCGAGGGGTACGGCTTCCAGGGGTACGGCCTCCGGCCCCGGAGGCCGTACCCCTGAGCCGTACCCCTTCGGCACGACCCCCCGCCGCCCCCGCACAGCGCCCCCGA
The Streptomyces roseofulvus genome window above contains:
- a CDS encoding P-II family nitrogen regulator, which gives rise to MKLITAVVKPHRLDEIKEALQAFGVHGLTVTEASGYGRQRGHTEVYRGAEYTVDLVPKIRIEVLVEDEDAEQLIDVVVKAARTGKIGDGKVWSVPVETAVRVRTGERGPDAL